The Hypanus sabinus isolate sHypSab1 chromosome 3, sHypSab1.hap1, whole genome shotgun sequence genome contains a region encoding:
- the LOC132391883 gene encoding uncharacterized protein LOC132391883: protein MVRANGLKSSYAWRGKWVSRPIFPCYIPVELGSMSAGLVLCLGCQMWEFWETSSLADGHICARCTEMQLLRDRVRDLELQPDDLLLIKESEEVIDRSYREVVIPRLQGSENWVTVRRGKGNARIVESTPVAAPLSNKYMVLDATEGDDLTEDDHGDRVSVTEPGTVVQEGRREKRNAVVIRDSIVRGTDRRFCEPDRDTCMVCCLPGARVQDVSGQVRNILKGKGEHPAVLVHDGTNDIDRKRKEVLKRDFRELGRKLRSRTSRVVISGLLPVPRASEGKNSRIRQMNAWLRDWCRGQGFRFLDHWDLFWGKYDLLKKDGLHLNTKGTNILAGRFNRAVRECLN from the coding sequence ATGGTACGAGCTAACGGTTTAAAAAGTTCGTATGCTTGGCGAggtaagtgggtgagtagaccTATTTTTCCTTGTTacattcctgtagaattaggtagcatgtctgcagggttagtgctttgttTAGGGTGTcaaatgtgggaattctgggagacgtCCAGCCTcgctgatggccacatctgcgccaggtgcaccgagatgcagctcctcagagaccgtgttagggatctggagctgcagcctGATGACCTGCTGCTTATCaaggaaagtgaagaggtgatagacaggagctacagggaggtagtcatccctaggctacaggggtcagaaaactgggtgactgtcaggagagggaagggaaatgcccggatagtggagagcactcctgtggctgcccccctcagcaacaagtacatGGTTTTGGATGCtactgagggggatgacctgacagaggacgaccacggtgaccgggtctctgtcactgaacctggcactgttgtgcaggagggaaggagggagaagaggaatgcggtagtcatacgggattccatagtcaggggaacagacaggagattctgtgagcctgatagagatacctgcatggtgtgttgcctcccaggtgccagggtacaggatgtctcaGGTCAGGTCCGGAATATTCTGAAGGGAAAGGGCGAGCacccagctgtcttggtacatgatggcaccaatgacatagataggaaaaggaaggaggtcctgaagagagatttccgggagttaggaaggaagctgagaagcaggacctccagagtagtaatctcaggattgctacctgtgccacgtgctagtgagggcaagaatagtaggatcaggcagatgaatgcatggctgagagactggtgcagggggcagggcttcagattcttggatcattgggatctcttctgggggaagtatgacctgctcaaaaaggatgggttacacctgaacacgaaggggaccaatatcctggcaggaaggtttaatagagctgttagggagtgtttaaactaa